AATCCATTATGTCTATGAGCCGGTGGCCGCGGCCTTCTATTTCGCCCAGCACCTGACGACGGATGCCACCGTGCTGGTCGCCGACTTCGGCGGCGGCACCACCGACTATTCGCTGATCCGGTTCGAGCGCAAGGCAGGCGTGCTGTCGGCAGTGCCAGTCGGCTATTCCGGCGTCGGATTGGCCGGTGACCAGTTCGATGCGCGGATCATCGAGCATCTGGTGGCGCCAGAAATTGGCAAGGGCAGCCAGTTCAAGAGTTTCGACAAGATCCTGGATATTCCAAGCAATTATTACACCAGCTTCTCGCGCTGGAACCAGTTGTCGGTGTTCAAGTCCTCAAAGGAATTCGCCGATCTGAAACAATTGGTACGCCAAAGCCTCGCCCCCGACAAACTGGAGCTGTTTATCGATCTGGTCGAGCATGACGAAGGCTATCCACTCTACCAGGCGGTATCCTCCACGAAAATGGCGCTGTCTGCGGCGGATGAAGCGGAATTCAACTTCTCGCCCCTTGGCGCGGCCGGCCGCAAGACCGTCAAACGTCAGGATTTCGAGAGCTGGATTGCCGACGATCTCACCCGCATCGAATCAGCACTCGATGATGTTCTCACCCGGACAAACACCGAGGCAGGCGCCGTGGACAAGGTGTTTCTGACCGGCGGCACATCCTTCGTTCCGGCAGTGCGACGAATCTTCACTGAGCGCTTCAGCCAGGACCGCATCGAGAGCGGCGGCGAAATGGTATCGATTGCCCACGGACTGGCGCTGATTGGCGATCGCGACGATATTGCTCTTTGGACCGCATAACGGGGAGAAAATACGGTTTTCTGTTCCTTTCTGCCAATTGCTTGTCTAGAACAGACCAATGATTGCCGCTCAGGACATGACTGCCGCCGAACTTGCCGCCCTTCTGGCTTTTCACGCCGAAGCCGGGGTCGATTGGCTTGTGGAAGATGCGCCTGTTGACCGGATCGCACAATTTGCAGCAGAACGGCAGGCACGGACCAGGGGTGCGCCACAACAGGCCCCAGTTCAGACCCCAGTTCAGGCCCGGGACCAACGGACCTCAGATCAGCGGACTGCGACCGCCCCTGTCGGTTCGCAGAATGGCCCTGCCCTCAACCGCGACCGCCCGGCGCCTCGGCCTGCTGCATCGACACCGCTTGCCATTCCCGATGAAACGGCAATCAACGACGCCCGGTTTGCCGCCGAGAGTGCTCGTTCGCTGGCTGAGTTGAAAGCGGCTTTGGAAGGATTTTCCAGCTGCAATCTGAAGACCAGTGCCCGCTCCACCATCTTTGCAGAAGGCCCCGCTGAGGCAGGCATCATGGTGATCGGCCCCATTCCGTCAGCCGATGACGATCGCGAAGGTCTGGCCTTTTCCGGCCGGACTGGCGCGCTTCTCGACCGGATGCTTGCTTCCATTGGCCTTCGTCGCGACGCGCTGCTATTGACCACCGCCATTCCCTGGCGCGGCCCTGGTGACCGCATGCCGACCCCGGCTGAAGCCGCCATCTGCCGACCCTTCATAGAGAGACAAATCGCACTGGCTGAACCGAAAGCCGTTCTCCTGCTCGGCAATTTCACCGCCCGGTTCTTCTTCGGTGGAACAGCGACAATCCATTCGATGCGCGGAGAGTGGCGTGACGTGGCCGCAGGCGGTCACGGCGTTGCCGCCATGGCAACCTTTCATCCGCAGGAATTGCTGCAAGCCCCGGCCACCAAGGCTCTAGCCTGGCGAGATCTTCTCGCCTTCCAGCAGCGATTGGCTTGACACGCAGCTTGCGACGATTGCCGGTTATTCGCTTTCTCAACGAACCCATGCGCAAACCGCATGGCAGTCATCATTTTAGAGCCATTGAATTTTCTATATTGCAGTGCAATATATTCACTGTTGCAGGTGTTTGTCGGACATGAATGGTCGGCAATCGCCGCACAGTCTTGGGAGGACCCTTTACAGGAACCAGGACGATGAACCGGAAACGCATTACACGGCCAATCCATAGCAAGTTCGAAACAGTGCGCGGGCAAATCCGTTCGCTTAAGGGCCTGCATAGCTATTACCGCATGGGCTATGTCGCCTGCGAACAATTGGCCTCTACGGCCTGGATACGATTGGAAAGAGACATTCGATGACCCACAGTTTCGACAGGACAAAGACCAGACGCCTCGCAATCCGCCCGATGCGGGCTTTTCAACAGATCCACGCGGCGGTCAGCGCATCGCGCGATTTCAGCCGTTCCGCCCGCACCGACGGGGATGACACCGTGCTGCAGGCAGCCATTCCATTTTAAACTGATCCCGCTTTAAAGCAGGACGGCAGTTTTCATCTGGAATGGATTTTGACTGCCACATCCTTGGTTGCGGCGTTTCGTTCAGCATCCTCTGCTTGATACCGAACGCGCTGCCGCAATTGGTTCGTTTTGCGGATGTGCTTGTTCCACTCCTGCGGCCAGCACCAACTCTTTTTCAAAGACCGCATCTAGAATAGCTGATTTGCGCGCCAGCCAATCGCGATATTCCTGATAGAAGTCTGCCGCCAGCCAAATATGGCTGGCCCGACCCGATCCGTTACGGCGAATGCAACCGTGTTGCTCGGCCTTTCTCAAAGCCCTTTGCAGATGGGTTCGTGACATGACGAAACGTTCTGCCATGGCCGGGATGTCAATTGTCCCCAAATCGTAGAAATCATCCTCAAGGACTGCATTGGGTGTGAGGGATATGAACCTATCCATCACCAGAGCACCACTTTCCGTCCAAAGAAACAGGCCGATACGCTCACCTGGCTCACGCCATTGCCGATCATCAAGGCACAGGCGCGCGAATTCCGGCTGAACCAGGAAAAGCAATTCTGGACGCTGCCGAAAGTGCTGCAATCGCTCACCACCATCGACATGATCGAGCACGGCGAGATTAACGCCAAGCCATCGCTGCATGGCGTCAATGCTGGCCTCGCTTGCCTCAAAACTGCGCGGACGCTTGGCGCTGGCGGGGTGAAGGCGGATGAAGCGATAGGATAGCAATTGATCGACATAGGTCAGAACCGTATTGCGGCTGGCAATTTCGGTCTGGCAAATCCAGTCCACCAAGCCGCTGGCCGTCATTCCAGGACCGCTACTGCGTCCCGCCAGGTGATCCGCATAGAGCGCAAAGGCGGCTTGGGTCATCATCCAGCGCTGGTGCGAAACAAGCGCACGCGCCAATCGTGGCGTCTCATCGAACTGATCGCCGAACTGTGCCGCCATGACAGCTATCGCCTCGGCGAAGCGCCAGGAGGATGCAAGCGTTGCAACAGAAAGCGCCATGGAAAATCCCAAGTTCAGCAATACATGAATAAGGAAAGCAGCAAAAGCCTATACCAAGCGAGCCATCGCCACCTACATCATTAATTTTTTATTGATCATAACAACAAAACCCGCCCTATTGCCAATCAATTCTTGTGAGCTCCACCACAATTGCCAGGAATACAAGGAGATGCTTAACCTAAAAATGATTGATAGGGTCATGCCATTTGAAATAGTGTCATTTTTACAAAAACAACATTATCCAAGCTACGTCATCCTCATTCAAACGGCGCGTGTCCGTTGTAGAGAGGCGATATTATACCATGTCACAGTCGACTTTGGAGCATCTTTTCACTACAGGGTCCTTTATGGCTCCCTATCGCACGTATCCCAGCGTTCCGAGCAAGGACCTTTCCAGAACGCATAACACGGAAAACCACTGAAAATGGCTCTTCGTATTCCACTTTTGCGTATCTTAAGCCTTCGGTGCGTTTGAGGGATTCAAAATTCATACAAGGCGAGGATGCGTCAGCATCTTCGATGCCTTGTTCTATAAAGCATGCTGTTGCCTGTCATATCTGCGGCATAATCTTCGCCGTAAGTGGGTCCCAGTTAGAGTCGCTTCCCAATCGCAGCCCCATTCCTGTTCGGACCATGCCATGATTGCCAGTCTCGCCTCCATCGGCGCCCTCATGCTCTCAACCCTGCTGATGATGGCTGGATTCGGGCTGATGAATTACATGCTGCCAATCCGGGCGATTGCCGAAGGATGGTCGACATTCACCATTTCAATCATCGCTACCGGTTATACATTTGGCTTCACCACATCCTGCGTCGTCACGCCTCGCCTGGTGCAGAAGGTGGGACATGTCCGGGTTTTTTCCGCCCTGATCACTCTCCTGACCATGTCAGTCCTACTCTGTGCCATCGTTGTCGACTGGCGGGCCTGGACCTTGTTCCGAGGCATTGCTGGCTTTGCCATTGCCGGCAGCTACCTGATCATCGAAAGCTGGCTGAATGAGCGCAGCAACAATGAAAACCGTGGCGGATTGTTTTCCATCTATATGATTTCCTGCCTGGTTGGCTCGATTGGTGGCCAGTA
This region of Agrobacterium vitis genomic DNA includes:
- a CDS encoding Hsp70 family protein — protein: MANALGLDFGTTNTVLAQSIGETTTHSVQFTSMAGTTDSMRTALSFMKDAQLGARALKVEAGQAAIRQFIDNPGDCRFLQSIKTFAASALFQGTLVHARRFQFEDLMEVFLKRLEAYAADGWPATASRIVAGRPVHFAGASPDPELAMRRYNEALTRLGFPEIHYVYEPVAAAFYFAQHLTTDATVLVADFGGGTTDYSLIRFERKAGVLSAVPVGYSGVGLAGDQFDARIIEHLVAPEIGKGSQFKSFDKILDIPSNYYTSFSRWNQLSVFKSSKEFADLKQLVRQSLAPDKLELFIDLVEHDEGYPLYQAVSSTKMALSAADEAEFNFSPLGAAGRKTVKRQDFESWIADDLTRIESALDDVLTRTNTEAGAVDKVFLTGGTSFVPAVRRIFTERFSQDRIESGGEMVSIAHGLALIGDRDDIALWTA
- a CDS encoding uracil-DNA glycosylase — translated: MIAAQDMTAAELAALLAFHAEAGVDWLVEDAPVDRIAQFAAERQARTRGAPQQAPVQTPVQARDQRTSDQRTATAPVGSQNGPALNRDRPAPRPAASTPLAIPDETAINDARFAAESARSLAELKAALEGFSSCNLKTSARSTIFAEGPAEAGIMVIGPIPSADDDREGLAFSGRTGALLDRMLASIGLRRDALLLTTAIPWRGPGDRMPTPAEAAICRPFIERQIALAEPKAVLLLGNFTARFFFGGTATIHSMRGEWRDVAAGGHGVAAMATFHPQELLQAPATKALAWRDLLAFQQRLA